The Fibrobacter sp. UWB5 genome has a window encoding:
- a CDS encoding GIY-YIG nuclease family protein produces the protein MPHFVYMLRCAGNRIYTGYAVDVEARFEQHKSGKGAKFTKAFPPQCILRQFELNSHEEALRLEARIKKLPRPQKEMLAAGDEALAAELLAGLGETLEESRARKRREKRKNITSHDD, from the coding sequence ATGCCGCACTTTGTGTACATGCTCCGTTGTGCGGGAAACCGCATTTATACGGGGTATGCCGTCGATGTCGAAGCTCGTTTTGAACAACATAAATCCGGCAAGGGAGCCAAGTTTACCAAGGCATTCCCGCCGCAGTGTATTCTGCGCCAATTTGAACTGAATAGCCACGAAGAGGCGCTGCGCCTGGAAGCACGCATCAAGAAACTGCCCCGCCCGCAAAAAGAAATGCTCGCTGCCGGCGACGAAGCCTTGGCTGCGGAACTGCTCGCGGGCCTCGGCGAAACGCTTGAAGAAAGTCGCGCCCGCAAGCGCCGCGAAAAACGGAAAAACATTACCTCTCACGACGATTGA
- a CDS encoding serine hydrolase, whose protein sequence is MKFEKETLEGLLKRAESEGIFNKAVAGFILPDGSREILTLNTPENTVFDIASLTKVCPTSTLALSYILEGKLSVDTKVIDFIPELQTNYREDIRVFHLLTHSLDYRVPMKTLRTLPAEGILDALYTYQFEKAPGADFNYGNPASVLLGIILQRLTGKDLQLQGRERFFIPLGMTRSGWDPLTRDWNPIPKNEISPTEICSFRGREIQGEIHDESAWVLRKLFPVGSAGMFSCVPDLLNFVQMILNDGVAANGCGGECARVAPAGILKMVSENAFAAGSASKYSTAKDACTALGWELNSTKFMGVKISPRTFGKTGFTGTSIVADPDKGAAVVLLSNFTYPHRETNADRIHAFRASLSDAFFG, encoded by the coding sequence ATGAAGTTCGAAAAAGAAACATTAGAAGGCCTGCTCAAGAGGGCTGAATCCGAGGGAATTTTCAACAAAGCGGTCGCCGGGTTCATTTTGCCCGATGGCAGTCGTGAGATTTTGACGCTCAACACGCCCGAAAATACGGTTTTCGACATCGCAAGCCTCACCAAGGTGTGCCCCACCTCCACACTCGCCCTGAGTTACATTCTCGAAGGCAAGCTCTCGGTCGATACAAAGGTCATCGACTTCATTCCCGAACTCCAGACCAATTACCGCGAAGACATTCGTGTTTTCCACTTGCTGACGCACAGTCTCGATTACCGTGTGCCCATGAAGACCCTGCGCACGCTGCCCGCCGAAGGTATCTTGGATGCCCTTTACACCTACCAGTTCGAAAAGGCTCCCGGTGCCGACTTTAATTATGGCAATCCTGCCAGCGTATTGCTCGGGATTATCTTGCAGCGCCTTACCGGAAAAGACTTGCAGCTACAAGGCCGCGAACGTTTCTTCATTCCGCTCGGCATGACTCGTTCCGGCTGGGATCCGCTCACTCGCGACTGGAATCCGATTCCTAAAAATGAAATTTCGCCGACCGAAATTTGCAGTTTTAGGGGCCGCGAGATCCAAGGCGAAATTCACGACGAAAGCGCCTGGGTGCTGCGAAAGCTGTTCCCCGTTGGCAGCGCCGGCATGTTCAGCTGCGTTCCGGATTTACTGAATTTCGTACAAATGATTCTAAACGATGGCGTAGCCGCGAACGGATGTGGCGGAGAATGCGCACGGGTCGCTCCGGCGGGCATCTTGAAAATGGTCAGCGAAAACGCTTTTGCAGCGGGCTCCGCCAGCAAGTATTCTACCGCCAAGGATGCCTGCACCGCCCTCGGCTGGGAACTGAACAGCACCAAGTTCATGGGCGTAAAAATTTCGCCCCGCACCTTCGGCAAAACGGGATTCACCGGCACAAGCATTGTGGCCGACCCCGACAAGGGTGCCGCCGTCGTGCTGCTCAGCAACTTTACCTACCCGCACCGCGAAACGAACGCTGACCGCATCCACGCCTTCCGCGCATCCCTTAGCGACGCCTTCTTCGGATAA
- a CDS encoding DUF58 domain-containing protein — protein sequence MLDKEVLKTVSRIELSVRGTLDTVMTGAYHSSFKGNGMEFSEVREYMPGDDVRTIDWNVTARTGTPYVKKFIEEREMTMLLMVDASSSSEFGSGKQMKGEVMATLTALLAFAAIKNNDKVGLLIYTDQVELFIPPEKGRKHVLRLIREILYFKPQHHGTNTQVALEYAGKILNRRAVVVVMSDFLDEGFENAFKILRKRHDVLAVSVVDPREMELPPAGLVELEDPETGETLLIDTGDATFREAFAREAKRQGKATKELFQRMSIDFVRIETHDDFKETVAPLIEHFRRRARAARM from the coding sequence ATGTTAGATAAAGAAGTTTTAAAGACCGTCAGTCGCATTGAACTTAGCGTTCGCGGCACGCTCGACACCGTGATGACCGGCGCTTACCACAGTTCCTTCAAAGGCAACGGTATGGAATTCAGCGAGGTGCGCGAATACATGCCGGGCGACGATGTGCGTACTATCGACTGGAACGTGACCGCACGAACGGGCACGCCTTATGTGAAGAAGTTTATCGAAGAACGCGAAATGACCATGCTTTTGATGGTCGACGCATCCAGCAGTTCGGAATTCGGTTCCGGCAAGCAGATGAAGGGCGAAGTCATGGCGACTTTGACTGCACTCCTCGCGTTCGCCGCCATCAAGAATAATGACAAGGTCGGCTTGCTGATTTACACCGACCAGGTTGAACTGTTTATTCCGCCGGAGAAAGGCCGCAAGCACGTGCTGCGTCTTATCCGCGAAATCCTTTACTTCAAGCCGCAGCACCACGGCACGAACACGCAGGTAGCGCTGGAATACGCCGGCAAGATTCTGAATCGTCGTGCCGTCGTCGTGGTGATGAGTGACTTCCTCGATGAAGGCTTCGAAAACGCATTCAAGATTCTCCGTAAGCGCCACGACGTGCTTGCGGTCTCTGTCGTAGACCCTCGTGAAATGGAACTCCCGCCCGCAGGCCTTGTGGAACTTGAAGACCCCGAAACCGGCGAAACCCTCCTGATCGATACTGGCGACGCTACCTTCCGCGAAGCATTCGCCCGCGAAGCCAAGCGCCAGGGCAAGGCGACCAAGGAACTATTCCAGCGCATGTCTATCGACTTCGTGCGCATCGAAACGCACGACGACTTCAAGGAAACCGTTGCCCCGCTTATCGAGCACTTCCGCCGCAGAGCCCGTGCGGCAAGAATGTAA
- a CDS encoding tetratricopeptide repeat protein yields MFFTDRTNTLEALFRVRAAIFGKKLQVFEGRDGVMSLLQESLDVQTNERDYQGALDLVKPLMKVAEDHPFVSDDSVEYISISSRMERALYRHYFEPLSNRLVKNVHSCCPMEFIWRQAGLLDLYLENYPDAEKAMSNAAKWNPVSAKYRLMLARIHSDQGRWDNVVEDSVAAMKVAYRASDLILCFRFLRNYFLYKKMYLEAVYCSFARLNYTDSGSVLDEIVDDILGYAKMVDIEHDQSNDESVTESLKCFGVTLGFNPDVVAVAKKNCEEAFLAGDADLANYFAEIMSGLKTVQEKKEAFNLKQLVEHYKNIKS; encoded by the coding sequence ATGTTTTTTACTGACAGAACAAATACGCTTGAAGCTCTGTTTCGTGTTCGGGCGGCCATCTTTGGAAAAAAGCTCCAGGTTTTTGAGGGGCGCGATGGCGTGATGAGCCTGCTGCAAGAATCGCTCGATGTGCAAACCAACGAAAGGGATTATCAAGGTGCTTTGGACCTTGTCAAGCCTTTGATGAAGGTGGCCGAAGATCATCCGTTTGTTTCTGACGATTCCGTTGAATATATTTCGATTTCTAGCCGAATGGAACGCGCCCTTTACCGGCATTATTTTGAACCCCTGTCAAATCGGTTAGTGAAGAACGTTCATTCCTGTTGCCCGATGGAATTTATTTGGCGGCAGGCGGGTCTTTTGGACTTGTATTTGGAAAATTATCCTGACGCAGAAAAGGCGATGTCCAATGCGGCAAAGTGGAATCCGGTTTCGGCAAAATACAGACTGATGCTTGCGAGAATCCATAGTGACCAGGGGCGTTGGGATAATGTGGTGGAAGATTCGGTGGCGGCAATGAAGGTCGCTTACAGGGCGAGCGACTTGATTCTCTGTTTTAGATTCTTGCGCAATTATTTCCTTTATAAAAAGATGTACCTAGAAGCGGTATACTGCAGTTTTGCGCGATTGAATTATACGGATTCCGGCAGCGTTCTAGACGAAATCGTCGATGATATTTTGGGGTATGCCAAGATGGTCGATATTGAACATGATCAATCAAATGATGAGAGCGTCACGGAGTCTTTAAAATGCTTTGGCGTTACGCTCGGGTTCAATCCGGATGTCGTGGCGGTGGCGAAAAAGAATTGCGAAGAAGCCTTTTTAGCAGGCGATGCGGATTTGGCTAATTATTTCGCCGAGATCATGTCGGGCTTAAAAACCGTACAAGAAAAAAAGGAAGCGTTCAACTTAAAGCAATTGGTTGAACATTACAAGAATATCAAGAGCTGA
- a CDS encoding hybrid sensor histidine kinase/response regulator, translating to MFSRTIENENRVRVLYGIILVVVGLAFATVGVYIFKDYLESVKQETLLAGKMSNAKDAEAINGILARGESVLRVTTRIAEKSLDHGATLAQMESLLVSEAEYYRHSNDIVLCNMFGLLRDEFLSGGRWTPAAGYVPSIRPWYQNAPMEKDKVALIPTHLEPRSGEQVVTISLRLSDKKSVLAVDLFLRDLLADVKKSDLSNMLVIIDKKGVVVSHTDITQNGKNYLSADFWGTDEEKLTRAISFASGEPFVFNLRGRDYRVFSSLIQGEWYVVRLVEEGNLWKSLNISILRNAILVFLIYVLFVLLFTAVFAKYLRLLRLNRSKTAFLTSMSREIRSSVNGILGMNSIVQKELHDDNMKEYSNNIQSAGQSIISLVNDVLDVSKIESGRLSIESMEYDVFTVLQECYNENEPKAKGKGLTFHIDCDPDIPSCLWGDQNRIIQIINNLLSNAVKFTEVGGVSLSVGFDNLPPIGSLRTDDYIMLKIAVKDTGVGIRKEDRDSIFKRYLPKGPQDESDIEGMGLGLSLTQELLAKCGGQMTINSRYGEGSSFLVEIPQLVLNTEPMGDFAMRYRNASRKNKEVAEVFLAPEARILIVDDVELNIKMFRGFLNNSQVKIDEALSGHQCLQLVESRHYDLIFLDHMMPVMDGVDVFRKMRMMDKYPNKNTPVVALVSEGESLTKDLFLAEGFADYLLKPIKERDLRRAMKWYLPKQLVLTPEDLTEPVIPTVNLMNGVASASSNKIETAYGDDELELRPVTAPTLLDRFKAFSEFLDVKAGLNYCADDEEIYVEMLQEYVGSPLCRNVDTCYKNSDWDNYRFYMHVLYDSSVAIGAISMAEIFHNLETASRESRMKVVQDTHELAMALHAELIENIQRGLDER from the coding sequence GTGTTCTCTAGGACTATAGAAAACGAGAATCGCGTAAGAGTTCTTTACGGGATAATCCTTGTTGTGGTGGGGCTAGCCTTTGCCACAGTCGGCGTGTACATATTCAAAGATTATTTGGAATCCGTGAAGCAAGAAACCTTGCTCGCGGGCAAGATGTCCAATGCCAAAGATGCTGAAGCGATTAATGGAATCTTGGCCCGCGGCGAATCGGTGCTGCGCGTAACCACTCGCATCGCAGAAAAGAGTTTGGATCATGGGGCCACGCTGGCGCAGATGGAATCGCTGCTGGTTTCCGAAGCGGAATATTACAGACATTCGAACGATATTGTCTTGTGCAATATGTTTGGTTTGCTCCGCGATGAATTCCTGAGCGGGGGCCGTTGGACTCCTGCCGCAGGTTATGTACCCTCGATTAGGCCGTGGTACCAGAATGCCCCTATGGAAAAGGACAAGGTTGCCTTGATTCCGACTCACCTGGAACCGCGTAGTGGCGAACAGGTGGTGACCATCAGTTTGCGCCTTTCAGATAAGAAAAGCGTTCTTGCGGTTGATCTGTTCTTGAGGGACTTGCTCGCCGATGTCAAGAAGAGCGACTTGTCGAATATGCTAGTCATTATCGACAAGAAGGGCGTGGTTGTTTCGCATACCGATATTACCCAGAACGGAAAGAACTACTTGTCGGCTGATTTCTGGGGTACGGATGAAGAAAAACTGACCCGCGCCATTTCGTTTGCCAGCGGAGAACCGTTCGTCTTTAACTTGAGGGGCCGGGACTATCGCGTGTTCTCGTCGCTGATTCAGGGCGAATGGTATGTGGTCCGCCTTGTTGAAGAAGGTAATCTCTGGAAATCCTTGAATATTTCGATTTTGCGCAATGCAATCCTCGTCTTCTTGATTTACGTATTGTTTGTATTGCTGTTCACGGCAGTATTTGCCAAGTACCTAAGGCTTCTTCGCCTGAACCGCTCCAAGACGGCATTCCTTACGAGTATGAGCCGCGAAATTCGTTCTTCGGTGAACGGAATTCTCGGTATGAATTCCATTGTGCAGAAAGAACTGCACGATGACAACATGAAGGAATATTCCAACAATATCCAGAGTGCGGGGCAAAGCATTATTTCATTGGTGAACGATGTCCTGGATGTTTCGAAAATTGAGTCGGGCCGCCTGAGCATCGAATCGATGGAATACGATGTGTTTACGGTTTTGCAGGAATGCTATAACGAGAACGAACCGAAGGCGAAAGGAAAGGGCCTGACCTTCCACATTGACTGCGATCCCGATATTCCGTCTTGTCTGTGGGGCGACCAGAACCGCATTATCCAGATTATCAACAACCTGCTTTCGAATGCGGTCAAGTTTACCGAAGTGGGTGGGGTCTCCTTGTCGGTGGGCTTTGACAACTTGCCGCCGATTGGTTCGCTGCGTACCGATGACTATATCATGCTGAAGATTGCCGTTAAGGATACCGGTGTCGGCATCCGCAAGGAAGACCGCGATTCCATATTCAAAAGGTACCTCCCCAAGGGTCCGCAGGACGAAAGCGATATCGAAGGCATGGGCCTTGGGCTTAGCCTGACGCAAGAGCTTTTGGCGAAGTGTGGCGGACAAATGACGATCAACAGCCGCTACGGCGAAGGCTCTTCGTTCTTGGTCGAAATCCCGCAGCTGGTGCTGAATACGGAACCCATGGGCGACTTCGCGATGCGCTACAGGAATGCCTCTCGCAAGAACAAGGAAGTGGCGGAAGTGTTCCTGGCGCCTGAAGCAAGGATTTTGATTGTCGATGACGTCGAACTGAATATCAAGATGTTCCGCGGCTTCTTGAACAATTCGCAGGTGAAGATTGACGAAGCCCTGAGCGGTCACCAGTGCCTGCAATTGGTTGAATCCAGACATTACGACCTGATTTTCTTGGACCACATGATGCCGGTGATGGACGGCGTGGATGTCTTTAGAAAGATGAGGATGATGGACAAGTATCCGAACAAGAATACGCCTGTGGTGGCCCTTGTGTCTGAAGGCGAATCGTTGACCAAGGATTTGTTCCTGGCCGAAGGTTTTGCCGATTACTTGCTTAAGCCGATCAAGGAACGCGATTTGCGTCGCGCCATGAAGTGGTACCTGCCCAAGCAACTGGTGCTGACTCCCGAAGACTTGACGGAACCTGTGATTCCGACGGTGAACTTGATGAACGGTGTGGCAAGTGCATCTAGCAACAAGATTGAAACGGCGTATGGGGACGACGAACTTGAACTGCGCCCGGTTACGGCGCCGACGCTGCTTGACCGATTCAAGGCGTTCAGCGAGTTCTTGGATGTCAAGGCCGGCTTGAACTACTGCGCCGATGACGAAGAAATTTATGTAGAAATGCTGCAGGAATACGTCGGTTCCCCGTTGTGTAGAAACGTGGATACCTGTTATAAGAATTCCGATTGGGACAACTACCGCTTCTACATGCATGTGCTTTATGATTCGTCCGTTGCAATCGGTGCAATTTCGATGGCGGAAATATTCCATAATCTGGAAACGGCGAGCCGTGAATCTCGAATGAAGGTCGTTCAGGATACGCATGAGCTCGCAATGGCCCTGCATGCCGAACTGATTGAAAATATCCAGAGGGGGCTTGACGAACGATGA
- the nhaA gene encoding Na+/H+ antiporter NhaA, which produces MSAKVTSSDKIEDLFPETPIRKIITPMERLMKVETTGGIVLIIMTIAALIWANISPESYHHVWHMPFALTIGSWVGSADLHWLINDAMMTIFFFNIGLEVKGEMTYGELRNPKAASLPIIAAAGGMLFPALIYLLLCPHGANSAAHGWGVPTATDIAFVVGCMAILGKKVPHALRVMILTLAIADDIGAILVIAIGYPSGDGVNFIALGTGFALLALINVMFRIGVRNLLLHGVIGIAVWAFFVKSGVHPTIAGVLLGLSVPAKPVLAKGKLAHFAGSVGGALSGEAKDRNEQYEVFTLLKRGARESISMQERFFKPLVPWVNFFIMPLFALSNAGVEIKLGGVEVPVMGAVALALILGKPIGIFLFSLLAVKVGVSVKPSYSWKVLWGGGMLAGIGFTMALFVANLAFEVGDRQDSAKLGILLGSFCAAILGTIYMNLVSKAHHEES; this is translated from the coding sequence ATGTCGGCAAAAGTAACGAGCAGTGACAAGATTGAAGATTTGTTCCCGGAAACCCCCATCCGCAAAATCATCACGCCGATGGAACGACTGATGAAGGTGGAGACGACCGGTGGCATCGTCTTGATTATCATGACGATTGCAGCCTTGATCTGGGCAAACATTAGCCCTGAATCTTACCATCATGTTTGGCACATGCCTTTTGCGCTCACGATTGGCAGTTGGGTCGGTTCGGCCGATTTGCACTGGCTCATTAACGACGCCATGATGACGATTTTCTTCTTCAATATCGGGCTTGAAGTCAAGGGTGAAATGACCTATGGCGAACTCAGGAACCCGAAGGCGGCGAGCTTGCCGATTATTGCGGCGGCTGGCGGTATGTTGTTCCCGGCTTTGATTTATTTGCTGCTTTGCCCCCATGGTGCAAATAGCGCGGCGCATGGTTGGGGTGTTCCGACTGCGACGGATATTGCTTTTGTCGTGGGCTGCATGGCCATTCTCGGAAAGAAGGTGCCGCATGCCCTGCGTGTGATGATTTTGACTCTGGCTATCGCCGACGATATCGGTGCAATTCTCGTGATTGCAATCGGTTACCCCAGTGGCGACGGCGTGAACTTTATTGCGCTCGGTACGGGTTTTGCCTTGCTCGCCTTGATCAACGTGATGTTTAGAATTGGCGTGCGTAACCTGCTGTTGCATGGCGTGATTGGTATTGCGGTTTGGGCATTCTTTGTGAAGAGCGGCGTGCACCCGACTATTGCGGGCGTGCTGCTCGGACTCTCGGTGCCGGCAAAGCCTGTGCTTGCGAAGGGCAAGCTTGCTCATTTCGCTGGCAGCGTGGGTGGCGCTCTTTCGGGCGAAGCGAAGGACCGCAACGAACAGTACGAAGTGTTTACGCTTTTGAAGCGTGGTGCCCGCGAAAGTATCTCGATGCAGGAACGTTTCTTCAAACCGCTCGTGCCGTGGGTGAACTTCTTTATTATGCCGCTGTTTGCACTCAGCAACGCAGGTGTCGAAATCAAGCTTGGTGGCGTGGAAGTGCCTGTGATGGGTGCGGTGGCGTTGGCCTTGATTTTGGGTAAGCCGATTGGTATTTTCCTGTTCAGCCTGCTCGCCGTAAAGGTGGGCGTGTCGGTGAAACCGAGCTACAGCTGGAAGGTTTTGTGGGGCGGTGGTATGCTTGCCGGTATCGGCTTTACCATGGCTTTGTTTGTGGCGAACCTCGCCTTCGAGGTGGGCGACCGTCAGGATTCTGCCAAGCTCGGTATTCTGCTGGGTAGCTTCTGTGCCGCAATCCTTGGCACCATCTACATGAACCTGGTGTCGAAGGCGCATCACGAAGAATCGTAA
- a CDS encoding sulfite exporter TauE/SafE family protein gives MNFEPTALALYAAYFVLGAVVSLINSIAGGGSTLSLPIMIFLGMPATVANGTNRIGLIIGNFSSAFNLARHGYLNKRIFLQLLTPTILGALLGACFLVHIGDKLFQAILAVVICLVVVMSNLNKNVLGKPPANPPEKLTLKGALGFFAIAVYGCIVQVGVGFVQIFGLTRYTGLAPIQINALKNSLTNVFLVVSTIALGVTGKINWPIAVIMAGGAWVGGYFGSFLQRKKGNKFIQRFISVCSIGMAIALVVDLIAK, from the coding sequence ATGAATTTCGAGCCTACAGCACTTGCCCTCTACGCCGCCTACTTCGTCTTAGGCGCAGTGGTAAGTCTTATCAATAGCATCGCAGGCGGCGGCTCCACGCTGAGCCTTCCTATCATGATTTTCCTCGGGATGCCCGCAACTGTCGCAAACGGCACGAACCGTATCGGGCTTATTATCGGAAATTTCAGCAGCGCATTCAACCTAGCCCGCCACGGCTACTTGAACAAGCGCATTTTCTTGCAGCTGCTCACGCCTACGATTCTCGGAGCCCTTCTTGGCGCATGCTTCCTGGTACACATCGGCGACAAGCTGTTTCAGGCAATCCTCGCTGTCGTCATTTGCCTTGTGGTCGTGATGAGCAACCTGAACAAGAATGTCTTGGGAAAACCGCCTGCAAATCCGCCTGAAAAGTTGACCCTCAAGGGCGCTCTCGGATTTTTTGCCATTGCCGTTTACGGTTGCATCGTACAAGTCGGCGTGGGTTTCGTACAAATTTTCGGGCTCACCCGTTATACGGGACTTGCTCCCATCCAGATTAACGCTCTCAAAAATTCCCTCACCAACGTGTTCTTGGTGGTAAGTACCATTGCGCTCGGCGTGACCGGTAAAATCAACTGGCCCATCGCCGTGATTATGGCAGGTGGCGCCTGGGTTGGAGGCTATTTCGGTAGCTTCTTGCAGCGCAAAAAGGGCAACAAGTTCATCCAGCGATTCATTAGCGTTTGCAGCATCGGCATGGCCATCGCGCTTGTAGTCGACTTGATTGCCAAATAA
- a CDS encoding BMP family ABC transporter substrate-binding protein, producing the protein MRWIVLTSALAIAMIVGVLFMFGPETGFENKPEKVRVAMIMAGLRNDHSWNETHYEAIQKAESLLDLEIAYYENVPFDSTARDAMEEAISNGAKIVIANSFGYGDAEMAVARNHPEVKFFYATGLKSMTNLSSFFGRMYQLRYLSGIVAGLKTKTNEIGYVAGLNISEVNRGINAFALGVQKVNPDAKVFVSWTGSWTDESRAADSTRSLLEKHNIDVLTTHLDALSPYDIADERDVWIIGYNRDNSKRFPERFLTAPVWHWENFYIPKIREVLQDKFEGRSYWLGLESGIMDLAEMTRNVDASIRQAVEDERIRLTQGKFDVFYGPIEDNQGKIRVGEGESMTDDAMLNRFDWYVKGVVDGINP; encoded by the coding sequence ATGAGATGGATAGTCCTTACATCTGCACTGGCGATTGCCATGATTGTGGGCGTGTTGTTCATGTTCGGGCCCGAAACGGGATTCGAGAATAAGCCGGAAAAAGTCCGTGTCGCCATGATCATGGCGGGGCTCCGTAATGACCATAGCTGGAACGAAACTCATTACGAAGCAATCCAGAAAGCGGAAAGTCTTCTGGATTTGGAAATCGCCTATTACGAGAATGTCCCTTTCGATTCTACGGCGCGGGACGCGATGGAAGAGGCCATCAGCAACGGCGCTAAAATTGTCATTGCCAATTCGTTTGGTTACGGTGATGCCGAAATGGCCGTGGCGAGAAACCATCCGGAAGTCAAGTTCTTTTATGCGACCGGGCTGAAGTCGATGACGAACTTGTCCAGTTTCTTTGGCCGTATGTATCAGCTCCGTTATCTTTCGGGAATTGTGGCCGGATTGAAGACGAAGACGAACGAAATCGGTTATGTGGCCGGACTCAATATTTCTGAAGTGAATCGCGGCATCAATGCGTTTGCGCTTGGTGTTCAGAAGGTGAATCCCGATGCGAAAGTATTTGTCAGCTGGACCGGTTCGTGGACCGACGAATCCAGGGCGGCAGATTCGACCCGTTCGTTGCTTGAAAAGCACAATATCGATGTCCTGACGACCCATTTGGATGCGCTGTCGCCGTATGACATTGCAGACGAAAGGGACGTCTGGATTATTGGTTACAATAGGGACAACTCCAAAAGGTTCCCGGAACGTTTCCTGACGGCGCCGGTTTGGCATTGGGAAAACTTCTATATTCCGAAAATTCGCGAGGTGCTCCAGGATAAGTTTGAAGGCCGCTCTTATTGGCTTGGGCTAGAAAGCGGTATTATGGACTTGGCCGAGATGACTCGCAATGTCGACGCGTCGATACGCCAGGCTGTTGAAGATGAACGAATTCGCCTGACACAAGGAAAGTTTGACGTGTTCTATGGCCCGATCGAAGATAACCAAGGTAAAATCCGTGTGGGCGAAGGCGAAAGCATGACCGACGATGCGATGTTGAATCGCTTTGATTGGTATGTCAAGGGGGTAGTCGATGGAATTAACCCCTAA